The Sporosarcina ureae genome includes a region encoding these proteins:
- a CDS encoding SCO family protein: MKKFIIILMLPIFSVFIYAVWSKAVELPKIGEVTEWPFTEVGGNETNFQGKPKLVTFFYTKCPDVCPTTMWDLTALQEEMEGRGITQDKYFIIAITVDPEYDTKEKIVRYKELFNIEDPNWLFFRGTEESTKEFSKYLNFYYDKNEDGFVTHSTSMYIVDDQDLIRAHHNMATRNNKVEIKEIANHLQQLIK; this comes from the coding sequence GTGAAAAAGTTCATCATCATATTGATGTTGCCAATATTTTCCGTGTTTATATACGCCGTGTGGTCAAAGGCAGTGGAACTACCGAAAATTGGGGAAGTAACGGAATGGCCGTTTACAGAAGTGGGTGGGAACGAGACAAACTTCCAGGGCAAACCGAAGCTTGTCACATTTTTCTACACAAAGTGTCCCGATGTTTGTCCGACTACAATGTGGGATCTAACCGCTTTGCAGGAGGAAATGGAAGGTAGAGGAATCACCCAAGATAAGTACTTTATTATAGCGATCACCGTGGATCCTGAATACGATACGAAAGAAAAAATAGTGCGTTACAAAGAATTATTTAATATCGAAGACCCTAACTGGTTGTTTTTCAGAGGTACAGAAGAATCGACTAAAGAGTTCTCAAAATACCTAAATTTTTATTACGACAAAAATGAAGATGGATTCGTTACGCATTCGACGTCTATGTATATTGTTGATGATCAGGATTTGATACGAGCACACCATAATATGGCGACAAGGAATAATAAAGTAGAAATAAAAGAAATCGCTAATCATTTACAACAACTCATCAAATAG
- a CDS encoding HPr family phosphocarrier protein, with translation MIKKQFVFSNGEGLHARPASQLVAAATPFKSELSLEYKEKKVNLKSILGVMSLGVAAGSTITVIADGEDEGEAMNKLEELLRSEGAED, from the coding sequence ATGATAAAAAAACAATTCGTATTTAGCAATGGTGAAGGTCTTCACGCACGTCCAGCTTCCCAATTGGTCGCTGCCGCCACTCCTTTCAAATCAGAACTTTCACTTGAGTATAAAGAAAAGAAAGTAAACCTAAAATCTATTCTTGGTGTGATGTCACTTGGTGTCGCTGCAGGATCTACAATCACGGTGATTGCGGATGGTGAGGATGAAGGAGAAGCGATGAATAAGCTGGAGGAATTATTACGATCTGAAGGCGCAGAAGACTAA
- the ptsP gene encoding phosphoenolpyruvate--protein phosphotransferase, giving the protein MEKILQGIPASNGISIAKAFRLENAELTVLKESISDVSAEIDRLQSALSHSRSELTTIQRQTQEKFSEQEAAIFSAHLLVLDDPDLSAAITDTIQTQHVNAEYAVQEAANLYVSMFEAMDDPYMRERAADIRDVTKRILSHLLGVSIQSPKAITQEVVIIAEDLTPSHTVQLNPELIKGFVTDIGGPTSHSAILARTLEIPAVVGSKTAMATIQNGEIIIVDGEAGRVIVNPDAETLVAYQEKQHAFAKQKAEWQLLANEPAITLDSHRVELAGNIGTPDDVESVLKNGGEAIGLFRTEFLYMGKEQFPTEDEQFEAYKSVLEQMNGKATIVRTLDIGGDKELPYLQLPHEANPFLGLRAIRLCLDHEEMFRTQLRALLRASIYGNLRIMFPMITTIDEFRQAKEIFLDVKQQLISEKIDVNETIQLGIMVETPAVAILADIFAKEVDFFSIGSNDLIQYTMAADRMNEHVSYLYQPYNPSILRFIKMIIDAAHKEGKMVGMCGEMARDETAIPILLGMGLDEFSMSASSILRARSQIQKLSKATLENQIDHILSLSTADEVLQFIKSLDS; this is encoded by the coding sequence ATGGAAAAGATCCTTCAGGGCATACCAGCCTCCAATGGTATTTCTATCGCCAAAGCCTTTCGTCTAGAAAATGCTGAGTTGACTGTACTGAAGGAATCCATTTCAGACGTGTCAGCAGAGATAGATCGTCTGCAAAGCGCACTCTCTCATTCCCGATCAGAATTGACGACTATTCAGAGACAGACACAGGAAAAGTTCAGTGAACAGGAAGCAGCTATTTTCAGTGCACATTTACTTGTTCTCGACGATCCAGATTTAAGCGCCGCTATTACAGATACCATTCAGACGCAACACGTAAACGCCGAGTATGCAGTACAAGAGGCAGCAAACTTATACGTTTCAATGTTCGAAGCGATGGATGATCCATATATGAGAGAACGCGCTGCTGATATTCGGGATGTGACGAAACGAATCCTTTCCCATTTGCTCGGAGTCAGCATTCAATCACCCAAAGCTATTACGCAAGAGGTCGTCATCATTGCGGAAGACTTGACGCCTTCTCACACTGTTCAACTGAATCCTGAACTAATTAAAGGTTTCGTGACGGATATTGGGGGTCCTACTTCTCACTCTGCTATTTTAGCGAGAACACTAGAAATTCCAGCTGTTGTTGGAAGTAAAACTGCAATGGCTACGATTCAAAACGGCGAAATCATTATTGTAGACGGGGAAGCTGGGAGAGTTATTGTGAACCCTGACGCAGAAACATTAGTCGCTTATCAAGAAAAACAGCATGCATTTGCTAAACAAAAGGCAGAATGGCAATTACTTGCGAATGAGCCCGCCATTACGCTTGATAGTCATCGCGTTGAATTAGCAGGAAATATTGGGACACCCGACGATGTTGAAAGTGTCTTAAAAAATGGTGGAGAAGCGATTGGTTTATTCCGCACGGAGTTTCTTTACATGGGAAAAGAACAATTCCCAACCGAAGATGAACAGTTCGAAGCCTATAAAAGCGTGCTAGAACAAATGAATGGAAAAGCTACCATTGTCCGGACTCTAGACATTGGTGGTGACAAAGAATTACCTTACTTACAGCTTCCGCATGAAGCCAATCCATTCTTAGGGCTACGTGCTATCCGTCTATGTCTCGATCACGAAGAGATGTTCAGAACACAGTTACGCGCTTTATTGCGTGCCAGTATATATGGAAACTTGCGGATCATGTTTCCGATGATCACAACGATTGATGAATTCAGGCAAGCAAAAGAAATATTCTTAGATGTAAAGCAACAACTCATCAGTGAAAAAATTGACGTGAACGAGACGATTCAACTCGGAATTATGGTTGAAACACCAGCTGTAGCTATATTGGCTGACATATTTGCAAAGGAAGTAGATTTCTTCTCAATTGGTTCAAATGATTTAATTCAATATACGATGGCTGCTGATCGGATGAATGAACACGTTTCGTACCTCTACCAGCCATATAATCCATCTATTTTACGCTTTATAAAAATGATTATCGATGCAGCTCATAAAGAAGGTAAGATGGTAGGAATGTGTGGAGAAATGGCTCGTGACGAAACGGCAATTCCTATACTACTCGGGATGGGATTGGATGAGTTTTCCATGAGTGCATCCTCGATACTTCGTGCACGTTCACAAATCCAGAAACTATCTAAGGCCACCTTAGAAAATCAGATAGATCATATTCTTTCCCTATCTACCGCGGATGAAGTATTGCAATTCATCAAGAGTTTGGATAGCTAA
- a CDS encoding copper oxidase, whose protein sequence is MKRRYHVVAIPIRIVLNTFGDHNPNGMMYVLKENEEKVKQLVKKNPFMPVDLVQPLFIRANEGDVVEILFENKLPFHAGMHFQEAEYDVCQSDGANVGFNKETTVAPCEKILYKLHLMKEGNYYFSDLGNVSSDENGSNSNGLVGGLCVQSRFSWWTDPETGKPINSGQYADVHHPLLPSFREYVWMFTDEMEVDDLTGNTPINHFSNQEVESFHGANYRYEPENRREQLVAEGVVCPNCEGEEVHHDSWVFGDPSTPILRGYVGDPAKIRLFHGGVKETHVFHYHVHQWFSDPSDLASEIFDAQAISPQSHYTIQPLYGLGSLHGSFGDAVIHCHLYPHFAAGMWGMNRVFNTLQEGNQCYPNGVPIKALKPLPDRPVPPKPTKQKPGFPNFIPGKVGLKAPRPPMSIVGGRGLTELERNAAIANPRPGAVFTDPCPEGVPVKEFNISLIEIPLIYNREGWHDPTGRIFVLDEDLDDICSGKKAPEPLVIHASSNTRYEINFTNRLPHILDGDAFQLVTRTYEAGLHIHFVKFDVLVNDGGNIGWNYDSSVLSGETIRYSYYADVELKAWFFHDHIFPSAHQQHGVFGSGVVHPRFSEYFDSTTGEEVDQGTEITVTNPLIPDYRDFAIFAQDFTHLFNKDGKPLAPPPFPGSPDDPGLFGVNYKNEPLQFRLGKDCDPAYSFSSYVKGDPITPIFKAYEGDSIRIRLLQGAQEESHSFNVHGLRWPNERGDLNSRLENQQHIGISESFTMEMNVPRSGDYLWTFETEEDLWNGLWGLIRAFDEKVPELIKLPDRPEPKERSTPLPKCTGSKPPSAADPTIEIVEGPLRKYDVVAFQTSIKYNSFGDHDPDAIIFALREDMEAIQNGKKEPVPLILRGNVGDTVDVTLTSYLKPELFPFKDGIYPYPIVKEQAFYPPSLRISLHAQLLDYDVKTSAGETVGFNGDQTVGPGESRTYRWYVDSAVGVCGMWDMADIRNHRSQGAFGAFIAEPRGTEYLDPYTLEPVTIGANVILRNPYLPDTREFVIVMHDGVRLLDQNNQVIFDPVDGILLAPPEIDEDLLDTYDQGSRGFNYRSERLINRYRQHAKIHDVFSSDVFGDPSTPVFESYVGDPVTIRLVTPAERRRSHTFHLHGHRWKFDSKDIYSRTESYVGFNVAGAKRNLQLLGGAGAYNGFSGDFMYRSGNIRWDIEQGMWGIMRVFEELKKHLPKLDQ, encoded by the coding sequence GTGAAAAGACGCTACCACGTAGTAGCCATTCCTATACGGATTGTCCTAAACACATTTGGGGATCACAATCCGAATGGCATGATGTATGTATTGAAGGAAAACGAAGAAAAAGTGAAGCAACTCGTAAAGAAAAACCCTTTTATGCCTGTTGATCTCGTTCAACCGCTCTTTATCCGGGCGAATGAAGGAGATGTCGTGGAAATACTGTTTGAAAATAAACTCCCATTCCATGCAGGTATGCATTTTCAGGAAGCAGAATACGATGTTTGCCAATCGGATGGAGCGAATGTTGGGTTCAATAAGGAAACGACTGTAGCGCCATGTGAGAAAATCTTATATAAGCTGCATTTGATGAAAGAAGGAAATTATTACTTCTCTGATCTAGGAAATGTCTCGAGTGACGAGAACGGTTCCAATTCAAATGGTCTGGTAGGGGGCTTATGTGTGCAAAGCCGTTTCTCCTGGTGGACCGATCCTGAAACAGGCAAGCCAATAAACAGCGGACAATATGCGGATGTCCATCATCCCTTATTGCCTTCGTTTCGTGAGTATGTATGGATGTTTACAGATGAAATGGAAGTAGATGATTTAACTGGTAATACGCCAATCAATCATTTCTCCAATCAAGAAGTAGAGTCATTCCATGGTGCTAATTACCGCTATGAGCCAGAAAACAGACGAGAACAATTAGTCGCAGAAGGCGTCGTCTGTCCAAACTGTGAGGGAGAAGAGGTACACCATGATTCATGGGTATTCGGAGACCCATCGACTCCGATTCTGCGGGGGTATGTCGGGGACCCTGCAAAAATCCGGCTATTTCATGGCGGCGTGAAAGAAACGCATGTATTCCACTATCACGTACACCAATGGTTCAGTGATCCAAGTGATTTGGCTTCTGAAATTTTCGATGCGCAGGCCATTAGTCCGCAAAGTCATTACACGATTCAGCCACTATACGGTCTTGGCAGCTTGCACGGCTCTTTCGGTGATGCAGTCATCCACTGTCACCTTTATCCACATTTCGCTGCAGGGATGTGGGGAATGAATCGTGTCTTTAATACTCTTCAAGAAGGCAACCAGTGCTATCCGAATGGTGTTCCGATCAAGGCACTTAAGCCACTACCGGATAGACCGGTGCCGCCAAAACCAACTAAACAGAAACCTGGATTCCCGAATTTTATTCCAGGAAAAGTCGGTTTGAAAGCACCTCGTCCACCAATGAGTATTGTTGGAGGTAGAGGGTTGACTGAACTTGAGAGAAATGCTGCAATTGCAAATCCTAGACCGGGTGCAGTTTTTACCGACCCGTGTCCTGAAGGTGTACCCGTAAAGGAGTTCAATATCTCCTTAATTGAGATTCCGCTTATTTATAACCGAGAAGGTTGGCATGATCCGACTGGACGAATATTTGTGCTGGATGAAGATTTGGACGATATTTGTTCAGGAAAGAAAGCACCGGAACCGCTCGTCATCCATGCATCCAGTAATACGCGCTATGAAATCAATTTCACAAACCGTTTGCCGCATATCTTGGATGGTGACGCATTCCAATTAGTTACGCGAACTTACGAGGCGGGTTTGCACATCCACTTTGTGAAGTTCGATGTGCTCGTAAATGACGGTGGAAATATCGGATGGAACTATGATTCATCCGTTCTATCCGGTGAAACGATTCGATACTCATATTATGCAGATGTTGAGCTTAAAGCATGGTTTTTCCATGATCATATATTCCCGTCAGCCCATCAACAGCACGGCGTCTTCGGTTCCGGTGTCGTCCATCCGCGCTTTTCTGAATATTTCGATTCCACGACTGGAGAAGAAGTGGATCAGGGGACGGAAATTACTGTTACCAATCCACTAATTCCCGATTATAGAGATTTTGCGATATTTGCACAGGACTTCACACATTTATTCAACAAAGATGGTAAACCATTAGCACCTCCGCCATTCCCGGGCTCACCAGATGATCCAGGACTGTTTGGAGTGAACTATAAAAATGAACCGTTGCAATTCCGTTTAGGCAAGGACTGCGATCCCGCCTATAGTTTCAGTTCTTATGTAAAAGGCGATCCTATTACACCGATCTTTAAAGCCTATGAGGGAGATTCCATCAGAATCCGGCTGCTACAAGGGGCACAGGAAGAATCCCATAGTTTTAATGTGCATGGTCTACGTTGGCCGAATGAGCGCGGAGATCTAAATTCCAGGTTGGAAAACCAGCAGCATATAGGAATATCCGAATCATTTACGATGGAGATGAATGTACCGCGGTCAGGTGATTATTTATGGACATTTGAAACGGAGGAGGACTTATGGAATGGGTTATGGGGGCTGATTCGGGCATTTGATGAAAAAGTGCCTGAACTGATCAAACTGCCAGATCGGCCTGAACCGAAAGAGCGTTCAACACCTTTGCCAAAATGTACAGGTAGCAAACCTCCATCAGCGGCGGATCCAACTATAGAGATAGTAGAGGGCCCTCTGCGAAAGTACGATGTTGTAGCCTTTCAAACCTCGATCAAGTATAACTCGTTCGGTGATCATGATCCGGACGCCATCATCTTTGCGTTGCGTGAGGATATGGAGGCTATACAGAACGGCAAGAAAGAACCAGTACCGCTCATCTTACGTGGCAACGTGGGGGACACTGTCGATGTTACGTTAACTAGCTATCTGAAACCAGAGCTGTTTCCTTTCAAGGACGGAATCTATCCGTATCCGATTGTGAAGGAGCAAGCATTTTATCCACCATCTTTACGTATCTCACTTCATGCTCAATTACTTGATTATGACGTTAAGACGTCTGCAGGAGAGACAGTTGGATTCAATGGCGATCAAACAGTTGGTCCAGGTGAGTCTAGGACGTATCGCTGGTATGTCGATTCTGCGGTCGGTGTGTGCGGTATGTGGGATATGGCGGATATCCGCAACCATCGTTCGCAAGGCGCATTTGGAGCGTTCATTGCTGAGCCGAGGGGAACCGAATATTTGGATCCGTATACACTGGAGCCAGTCACGATAGGAGCGAATGTTATCTTGCGCAATCCCTACTTGCCGGATACGAGAGAATTCGTGATTGTGATGCATGATGGTGTCAGGCTACTTGATCAAAACAATCAAGTCATTTTCGATCCAGTGGACGGTATTTTGCTGGCTCCGCCTGAGATAGACGAGGATTTGCTAGATACGTATGATCAAGGGTCGCGAGGCTTTAACTATCGAAGCGAGCGGCTGATCAATCGTTATCGACAACATGCAAAAATCCATGATGTATTCAGTTCAGATGTTTTTGGCGACCCATCCACTCCAGTTTTCGAAAGCTATGTGGGGGACCCGGTAACAATACGATTAGTCACACCGGCTGAAAGACGAAGATCGCACACATTCCATCTGCATGGTCACCGTTGGAAATTTGATTCCAAAGATATTTATTCACGAACAGAATCATATGTCGGATTTAACGTTGCGGGTGCTAAAAGAAATTTGCAACTGCTTGGCGGTGCAGGAGCTTATAACGGATTCTCGGGCGATTTCATGTATCGATCAGGAAACATTCGCTGGGATATCGAGCAAGGGATGTGGGGGATCATGCGGGTGTTCGAAGAGCTTAAAAAACATCTCCCAAAACTAGATCAATAG
- a CDS encoding MetQ/NlpA family ABC transporter substrate-binding protein has protein sequence MKMKVLGLMMIVGLLLTACSPTGSNETIKMGTTAGIYSKVIDQALKPALEEQGYNVEVESYVDLIEPNKDLADGKIDANMNQQQISLNQFNEEYDLPIVALTEVPSVGLGLYSNSLTSMDDIPNGSWITIPNDELGTARALRFLEQQGLISLDPGVSTYAVTEKHIESNPKNLNIQPILIAQLIPSMASGDLAIIPDNYVMVNEMELEDALAHEQLGEELQYIVAVKEEDREKDFAVAIKEAVASEKFQEAIEEHFQGFGK, from the coding sequence ATGAAAATGAAAGTACTCGGTCTGATGATGATCGTTGGATTGTTATTAACAGCATGCAGTCCGACAGGCAGCAATGAAACGATAAAAATGGGTACAACAGCAGGAATTTATTCAAAAGTCATCGATCAGGCACTAAAACCGGCACTTGAAGAACAAGGTTACAATGTAGAAGTCGAATCATATGTGGATTTAATTGAGCCGAATAAAGATCTGGCTGATGGCAAAATAGATGCCAACATGAACCAACAACAAATTAGTCTCAATCAGTTTAACGAAGAATATGATTTGCCTATAGTTGCTTTGACAGAAGTTCCAAGCGTTGGTCTTGGCTTGTACTCCAACTCGTTGACATCGATGGATGATATACCTAATGGTTCATGGATTACCATTCCGAATGATGAACTCGGTACGGCTCGAGCATTACGCTTCCTTGAACAGCAGGGGTTAATTTCGTTAGATCCAGGCGTCTCAACTTATGCGGTTACAGAAAAGCACATTGAGAGTAATCCAAAAAACCTGAATATCCAACCTATCTTGATTGCCCAACTAATTCCATCCATGGCAAGTGGTGATTTGGCGATTATTCCAGACAACTATGTCATGGTCAATGAAATGGAATTGGAAGACGCCCTTGCGCATGAACAGCTTGGTGAAGAATTGCAATATATTGTTGCGGTCAAAGAAGAAGATCGTGAAAAGGATTTTGCCGTAGCGATTAAAGAAGCTGTCGCATCAGAGAAATTCCAAGAAGCAATCGAAGAACATTTCCAAGGCTTTGGAAAATGA
- the pfkB gene encoding 1-phosphofructokinase, whose product MIFTCTFMPTVDYTAYLSNFERGELNRTNEVYYYPGGKGINVSRVVHRLGAETVACGFIGGFTGDYIEDFLQKEGIKTDFIRTADITRINVKIKSTEETELNGPGPILNEKNFQGLLERISRLTEDDWLVIAGRIPASLPSSFVSELATLCEKNKVRLVVDTSGPALKQIMEITKPFLIKPNEQELGELVGKTIHSKQEAVGYAKKLVGEGIQHVVISMGKEGALYVSATETLAATAPKGKLVNSVGAGDSLVSGFIASYSTDGHAENAFRYGVASGSATAFQSDLCKKEDVESLLSQVIITKL is encoded by the coding sequence ATGATCTTCACATGTACATTCATGCCGACAGTAGACTATACCGCGTATTTATCCAATTTTGAGCGTGGAGAACTGAATCGTACAAATGAAGTGTATTATTATCCAGGCGGAAAAGGTATTAACGTATCACGGGTAGTTCACAGACTAGGTGCAGAAACAGTGGCATGCGGTTTCATTGGTGGTTTCACAGGAGACTATATTGAGGACTTTTTGCAAAAAGAAGGAATAAAAACCGATTTTATTCGCACGGCAGATATTACTCGAATCAATGTGAAAATTAAATCGACTGAAGAAACGGAATTAAATGGGCCTGGTCCAATTTTAAATGAAAAGAATTTTCAGGGGCTTCTTGAACGAATCAGTCGACTAACAGAAGACGACTGGTTAGTGATCGCAGGTAGAATTCCAGCCTCTTTACCTTCGTCGTTCGTATCCGAGCTTGCTACACTTTGTGAAAAAAATAAAGTGAGGCTCGTAGTGGATACATCAGGACCTGCATTGAAACAGATTATGGAAATAACTAAGCCATTCTTGATCAAGCCGAATGAACAGGAACTTGGAGAATTGGTTGGCAAGACCATTCATAGTAAACAAGAGGCAGTTGGCTATGCCAAAAAATTAGTAGGTGAAGGTATTCAACATGTAGTGATATCGATGGGTAAGGAAGGGGCACTCTATGTATCAGCTACAGAAACATTGGCAGCTACTGCGCCGAAGGGGAAGCTCGTCAATTCAGTAGGTGCGGGGGATTCACTAGTATCAGGTTTTATCGCATCCTACTCTACAGATGGACATGCAGAAAATGCTTTCAGATATGGAGTTGCTAGCGGAAGTGCTACCGCTTTCCAGTCCGATTTATGTAAAAAGGAAGATGTTGAGTCATTATTGAGTCAAGTGATCATTACGAAACTATAG
- a CDS encoding SEC-C metal-binding domain-containing protein, with the protein MVGRNDPCPCGSGKKYKKCCERKDAVTVEDLLTDEMEHLLQTFYDIHPERPDVPAFVEFANTWKSSLNSYLPQEMIETIALDEFFFHQRRDIWDDYLAKQKKKHIRPSILELLDRWSEPRVFVGEVTAVGDTYLTATSILGDETIELWKESDKPVPVGVHFYCFILSDGTSEGNYLAVSSLIFFPTDHSEAIKKFAKSLADTENPSLKDSIMEFWIALGESGYTGDEFTEFEAGVIESANEFLMQHNRESKALLEVLEDFLVDEQPKARKKLAIAAGAIRYGQENTFFEPLDMTLKEIAEAFDVSTSSMSKYAKDLAEYARDKN; encoded by the coding sequence ATGGTTGGACGTAACGATCCATGTCCATGTGGCAGTGGCAAGAAATATAAAAAGTGTTGTGAACGAAAAGATGCGGTGACAGTTGAAGATTTATTGACTGATGAAATGGAGCACTTATTGCAAACGTTTTATGATATTCATCCAGAGCGACCTGATGTACCGGCGTTCGTGGAATTCGCAAATACATGGAAGTCTTCACTAAATAGTTATTTACCACAAGAAATGATTGAAACGATTGCACTTGACGAATTCTTCTTTCATCAGCGGAGAGATATTTGGGACGACTATTTGGCAAAGCAGAAAAAGAAGCATATTCGCCCATCTATTCTGGAACTACTTGATAGATGGTCAGAGCCGCGAGTTTTTGTTGGTGAAGTAACCGCTGTCGGAGATACATATTTAACAGCTACAAGTATTCTGGGTGATGAAACAATAGAATTGTGGAAAGAAAGTGATAAGCCTGTTCCCGTTGGTGTGCACTTCTATTGCTTCATACTTTCCGATGGGACGTCTGAAGGTAATTATCTAGCAGTTTCAAGTTTAATTTTCTTCCCGACTGATCATTCGGAAGCAATTAAAAAGTTTGCTAAATCACTTGCGGATACAGAAAATCCTTCTCTAAAAGACTCGATCATGGAATTCTGGATTGCGCTTGGAGAAAGTGGCTATACCGGAGATGAGTTTACGGAATTTGAAGCAGGCGTTATCGAGTCAGCTAATGAATTTTTAATGCAACATAACCGAGAATCGAAAGCGTTACTGGAAGTGCTCGAAGACTTCTTAGTAGATGAGCAGCCAAAAGCGCGTAAGAAACTCGCCATCGCGGCAGGTGCAATCCGCTATGGACAAGAGAATACATTTTTCGAACCACTTGATATGACATTAAAAGAAATTGCAGAAGCGTTTGATGTTTCTACTTCTTCTATGAGTAAATATGCGAAAGATCTAGCGGAATATGCTCGCGACAAAAATTAA
- the yfkAB gene encoding radical SAM/CxCxxxxC motif protein YfkAB — protein MVLSHSRLSDAWEAYEDVDLHGKQILSSIEFTTTYLCNMRCEHCAVGYMLQPKDPQALPIELLLQKLDEIPHLRTISLTGGEPMFSKKSVEQYVVPLLQYAHARGVQTQMNSNLTMPIERYEVIAPYLNVLHISHNWGTVDDFIDGGFARMERKPPRERRAAQFARMIENSRALSEMGVMVSAETMLNRRTLPHLQTIHEQIVHEMKCGRHEIHPMYPSDFASSLDVLTLDETRTAMLDLLSYRNPQTWMLFGTLPFYHCSNDARDHELFAKLAASENVTVRNDPDGRSRLNVNMFTGDVIVTDFGDVPPLGNIQTDHLTDLYDKWQQHALAKSVSCHCPAVRCLGPNLLVKDAYYQNIDFLKRQQR, from the coding sequence ATGGTACTATCACATTCCCGTTTATCAGATGCATGGGAAGCGTATGAAGATGTAGACTTGCACGGTAAACAAATTCTGTCGAGTATTGAATTCACGACGACCTATTTATGCAATATGCGTTGTGAACATTGCGCGGTTGGATATATGCTACAACCGAAAGATCCACAAGCATTACCGATTGAGCTGTTGTTACAGAAATTGGATGAGATCCCCCACTTGCGGACGATTAGCTTAACAGGTGGCGAGCCGATGTTTTCGAAGAAATCTGTTGAGCAGTATGTCGTACCGTTATTGCAGTATGCACATGCGCGCGGAGTTCAGACGCAGATGAATTCAAACCTAACTATGCCTATTGAACGGTATGAAGTAATTGCACCGTATTTGAATGTCCTGCATATTTCACATAACTGGGGTACAGTGGATGATTTCATAGACGGTGGGTTCGCTCGGATGGAACGCAAGCCGCCACGTGAACGTCGTGCAGCACAATTCGCTCGAATGATCGAAAACAGCCGCGCGCTATCGGAAATGGGTGTCATGGTTTCAGCGGAAACGATGCTGAACCGCAGAACATTACCTCATTTACAGACGATTCACGAACAAATCGTCCATGAGATGAAATGCGGACGGCACGAAATACACCCTATGTACCCTAGCGATTTTGCATCCTCACTAGATGTGTTAACTTTAGACGAAACACGTACAGCAATGCTCGATTTGCTGTCATATCGTAATCCACAAACTTGGATGTTGTTTGGTACATTGCCATTTTATCATTGCAGTAATGACGCGAGAGACCATGAATTATTCGCTAAACTTGCAGCAAGTGAAAATGTCACAGTACGGAATGATCCAGATGGACGGTCCCGGTTGAATGTCAATATGTTTACCGGTGACGTGATCGTAACAGATTTTGGAGATGTCCCCCCACTAGGGAATATTCAAACCGATCATTTGACCGATTTATACGATAAATGGCAACAACACGCGCTAGCGAAAAGCGTGAGTTGTCACTGTCCTGCAGTGCGTTGTCTCGGACCCAATTTACTCGTTAAAGATGCTTATTATCAAAATATAGATTTTTTGAAGCGACAGCAAAGATAA
- a CDS encoding DeoR/GlpR family DNA-binding transcription regulator produces the protein MLTNERFELILNKLATHKTVKITELIEATDASESTIRRDLTELETLNKLQRIHGGATLPDRDMQELSISAKSEKYFSEKVKVASLAASIVKEGDFIYLDAGTTTFQMIPFLKDRNITVVTNGLTHVESLTEQGISSYLIGGYVKATTGALVGQQARNSLKQYHFNKCFLGTNGVDPVHGYTTPDPDEATVKSLAAEQSRTTYIVADHSKVKKSSFIKFLSIEEAVLLIDELPDDILHELEEKTLVKVVQK, from the coding sequence ATGCTGACAAATGAACGATTTGAATTAATTTTGAATAAATTAGCTACTCATAAAACAGTGAAGATTACAGAATTAATAGAAGCAACCGATGCATCTGAATCTACCATCCGACGAGATTTAACTGAACTTGAAACGCTCAATAAACTTCAACGTATTCACGGCGGAGCCACGTTGCCAGATCGAGACATGCAAGAACTAAGCATTTCAGCCAAGTCAGAAAAATATTTTTCAGAAAAGGTAAAAGTTGCTTCCTTGGCAGCAAGTATAGTCAAAGAAGGGGATTTCATCTATCTAGATGCGGGTACTACTACGTTTCAAATGATACCTTTTCTAAAAGACCGTAATATAACGGTTGTAACAAATGGGCTGACTCATGTTGAATCATTAACTGAGCAAGGCATTTCCTCTTATTTAATAGGAGGTTATGTCAAAGCTACAACAGGTGCACTTGTAGGACAACAAGCTAGGAACTCATTGAAACAATATCATTTCAATAAATGTTTTTTAGGTACGAATGGAGTTGACCCTGTTCATGGGTATACGACTCCAGACCCTGATGAGGCAACTGTCAAAAGTTTGGCAGCAGAGCAATCCAGAACTACTTATATAGTGGCGGATCATTCCAAAGTGAAAAAAAGTAGTTTTATTAAATTTTTATCTATAGAAGAGGCAGTCTTGCTGATTGATGAATTGCCAGACGACATTCTACATGAACTGGAAGAGAAAACGTTAGTAAAGGTGGTGCAGAAATGA